The Crocosphaera subtropica ATCC 51142 genome includes a window with the following:
- a CDS encoding globin domain-containing protein, with product MTVATANHSFNATLQDLIEYPTHGINSKVLLKDNNSQYSLFCLAAGTEIDEHTSTRNAVITVIEGKGNLNLEGKDIPLTRGVFVFMAANAPHAVQAQENLAFTLALSEHLPAKKGVSQKTIDIVKSTAPVIKQHGQKITTRMYEIMFDTHPEVKAQFDMSAQANGTQPAKLATAVYSYATHIDDLESLKAMVDKIAHRHVQTHVLPEQYPIVGECLLQAIKDVLGEAATEEVMTAWAKAYQALAEVFINREQQIYQNAS from the coding sequence ATGACAGTCGCAACAGCTAACCATTCTTTTAACGCTACATTACAGGATTTAATTGAATATCCTACCCACGGTATCAACAGTAAAGTGTTACTCAAAGATAACAACAGTCAATATAGTTTATTTTGCTTAGCAGCAGGGACTGAGATTGATGAACATACTTCTACTCGCAATGCGGTTATAACCGTCATAGAAGGTAAGGGAAATCTCAATTTAGAGGGAAAAGATATTCCATTGACCCGAGGCGTGTTTGTGTTTATGGCCGCCAATGCCCCTCATGCGGTGCAAGCACAAGAAAATTTGGCATTTACTCTAGCCTTATCGGAACATCTGCCAGCCAAAAAAGGCGTGAGTCAAAAAACGATTGATATCGTTAAATCCACCGCCCCCGTAATTAAACAACACGGTCAAAAAATTACGACTCGGATGTACGAAATTATGTTTGACACTCATCCGGAAGTAAAAGCGCAGTTCGATATGTCAGCACAGGCTAATGGGACTCAACCCGCTAAACTGGCTACAGCTGTTTATAGTTACGCCACCCATATCGACGATTTAGAATCTTTGAAAGCAATGGTCGATAAAATTGCCCATCGTCACGTACAAACCCATGTTTTACCAGAACAGTATCCGATAGTAGGAGAATGCTTGTTACAAGCCATTAAGGATGTGTTAGGAGAAGCAGCAACTGAAGAAGTGATGACAGCTTGGGCCAAAGCCTATCAAGCCTTAGCTGAGGTGTTTATTAATCGAGAACAACAAATTTATCAAAATGCTTCGTAA
- a CDS encoding Crp/Fnr family transcriptional regulator has protein sequence MLVKGYSSLAQLQQLSIFQDLAIAQLESLISCSYVKEYQQDEIVMHEGDRIPPQLHGLITGRLEIKKTADNGKETIMRLIPPGELFAAPAIFGNGIAPATVISQVKSQILTIDREALLQVISQSPEISLGIIEVFNQRLQQLHNTVHGLISERAMVRLIKLLQYYSDRDGTHFDEQGDRLNIKLPYYQIARSIGITYEECVRLFKKLKGIVIYQRGGTIIVRDWKKLVTASEQ, from the coding sequence ATGTTAGTTAAAGGTTACTCTTCATTAGCTCAATTACAACAGTTGTCAATTTTTCAAGATTTAGCGATCGCCCAATTAGAAAGTCTCATTTCCTGCAGTTATGTCAAAGAATATCAGCAAGATGAAATCGTGATGCACGAAGGCGATCGCATCCCTCCACAACTCCACGGTTTAATTACAGGTAGACTAGAAATTAAGAAGACTGCTGATAACGGCAAAGAAACCATAATGCGTCTTATTCCCCCAGGTGAACTTTTTGCTGCACCCGCCATTTTTGGGAATGGAATTGCCCCAGCAACAGTAATCTCTCAAGTCAAATCGCAAATATTAACCATTGATCGCGAAGCATTATTACAAGTCATTTCTCAGTCGCCAGAAATTAGTTTAGGGATAATCGAAGTCTTTAACCAACGTTTACAACAACTTCACAATACCGTACATGGATTAATTTCTGAACGCGCAATGGTTCGTTTAATCAAATTGCTTCAATATTATAGCGATCGCGATGGCACTCATTTCGATGAACAAGGCGATCGCCTCAATATTAAACTACCCTATTATCAAATTGCTCGTAGTATTGGCATCACCTATGAAGAATGCGTACGATTGTTTAAAAAACTCAAGGGAATCGTAATTTATCAAAGAGGTGGAACTATTATTGTTCGAGATTGGAAAAAATTAGTAACAGCAAGTGAACAATAA
- a CDS encoding alpha/beta hydrolase yields MNNTFIFEHYKLIILSLTTTYHWLLSYWENKQKLPPGKLIDLGGYKVHYYTKGAGSQTVMIDHSLGGIEGYFLINEIAKITQVFIYDRLGYGWSDSSPKKRCSQEIVRELGQLLEKAGISPPYILVGDSFGSYNVRLYTHYFPEKVSSIILTDGLHEKGMLSLPLSVKLLKLFFLSGFLMSILGGILGLIRILGNLGIFELIKPQLRQFNPESRRMVKRSFYRPKHWLTMAREIWNLEISARQVQKANNLGNIPLISIKSKTFFKPSLFSFLLPVKATNKIRDVIHEELLKLSSNSRQVLANNSSHFVWIDEPELIVKVIHQLIN; encoded by the coding sequence ATGAATAATACCTTTATATTTGAGCATTATAAACTGATAATTTTATCTTTAACAACTACCTATCATTGGTTACTAAGCTATTGGGAAAATAAGCAAAAACTGCCTCCAGGAAAATTGATTGATTTAGGGGGTTATAAGGTTCATTATTACACAAAAGGTGCAGGAAGTCAGACAGTAATGATTGATCACAGTTTAGGTGGAATAGAAGGATATTTTTTAATTAATGAAATTGCAAAAATTACTCAAGTTTTCATCTATGATAGACTAGGTTATGGTTGGAGTGATTCTAGTCCGAAAAAACGCTGTAGTCAAGAAATTGTCAGAGAATTAGGTCAACTGTTAGAAAAAGCAGGAATTTCCCCCCCTTATATTTTAGTGGGTGATTCTTTTGGTAGTTATAATGTTAGGTTATATACTCATTATTTTCCTGAGAAAGTTTCTAGTATTATTTTAACCGATGGACTCCACGAAAAAGGGATGTTAAGTTTACCTTTGTCTGTTAAATTATTAAAATTATTTTTTCTTTCAGGTTTTTTGATGTCAATTTTGGGAGGAATATTAGGGTTAATTAGAATTCTAGGAAACTTAGGAATATTTGAATTGATTAAACCTCAATTAAGACAATTTAATCCCGAAAGTCGTAGGATGGTGAAACGTTCTTTTTATCGTCCTAAACATTGGCTAACAATGGCTAGGGAAATTTGGAATTTAGAAATCAGCGCAAGACAAGTACAAAAAGCAAACAATTTAGGGAATATTCCTTTAATTAGTATTAAATCGAAAACATTTTTTAAGCCGTCACTTTTTAGTTTTTTATTACCTGTTAAAGCGACTAATAAAATCAGAGATGTTATTCATGAAGAGTTATTAAAACTTTCATCAAATTCTAGGCAAGTTTTAGCCAATAATAGTAGTCATTTTGTTTGGATAGATGAACCAGAACTTATTGTTAAGGTGATTCATCAATTAATTAATTAG
- a CDS encoding Mu transposase C-terminal domain-containing protein — protein sequence MKNANSPPSSSVDDHQKEQHLVIPSELSDEAQLKLEVIQTLLEPCDRKTYGQRLEAAAEKLGKSKRTVQRLVKKWEEEGLEAIAPTNRSDKGNFRIEEQLQEFIIKTYQNGNKGSLRVTRKQVYLKTKAKAEELGINPPSHMTVYRILQPLIEKQEKKKSIRSPGWRGSQLSLKTRAGQDLSVEYSNHVWQCDHTRADILLVDQYGELLGRPWLTTVIDTYSRCIIGINLGFDAPSSQVVALALRHAILPKYYTPDYLLGEEWGTYGKPEHFYTDGGKDFRSNHLQQISVQLGFVCHLRDRPSEGGIVERPFKTLNLEFFSTLPGYTGSNVQERPEEAEKEACLTLRQLEQKLVRYIVDNYNQRIDARMGDQTRFQRWESGLIATPDVISERELDICLMKQTRRKVQRGGYLQFENLMYRGENLAGYAGESVILRFDPRDITTVLVYQQESNQEVFLTRAYAMDLETEQMSLDEAKTSSKRVREAGKTVSNRSILSEVRDRQIFPKAKKSKKERYQEEQPVITSKSLETPEWESEETDLSLSSSETPQVEVFDYETLQEDYGF from the coding sequence ATGAAAAATGCAAACTCACCACCCTCTTCATCAGTTGATGATCACCAAAAAGAACAACATCTCGTTATTCCTTCGGAGTTATCTGATGAAGCACAATTAAAGCTTGAAGTGATTCAAACTTTACTCGAACCTTGCGATCGCAAAACCTATGGTCAACGACTCGAAGCAGCAGCCGAAAAACTCGGCAAATCGAAGCGAACAGTCCAACGGTTAGTTAAAAAATGGGAGGAAGAAGGATTAGAAGCGATCGCCCCAACCAATCGTTCTGATAAAGGAAATTTTCGGATTGAGGAGCAATTACAAGAATTTATTATCAAAACCTATCAAAATGGGAATAAAGGGAGTCTTAGGGTAACTCGTAAGCAAGTTTATCTGAAAACCAAGGCTAAAGCTGAAGAATTAGGCATTAATCCTCCTTCTCACATGACAGTTTATCGGATTTTACAGCCTTTGATTGAAAAACAAGAGAAGAAAAAAAGTATTAGAAGTCCAGGATGGAGAGGATCACAATTATCTCTTAAAACCCGTGCTGGTCAAGATTTATCCGTTGAATATAGTAACCATGTTTGGCAGTGTGACCATACTCGTGCGGATATCCTCTTAGTTGATCAATATGGTGAACTTTTAGGTCGTCCTTGGTTAACAACAGTTATTGACACCTATTCTCGTTGTATAATCGGCATTAATCTGGGATTTGATGCCCCAAGTTCTCAAGTGGTGGCGTTAGCGTTACGTCATGCTATCTTACCCAAATATTATACCCCTGACTATCTATTGGGGGAAGAATGGGGAACTTATGGAAAACCAGAACATTTTTACACTGATGGAGGTAAAGATTTTCGTTCTAACCATCTTCAGCAAATTTCGGTTCAATTAGGGTTTGTTTGCCATTTGAGAGATCGTCCCAGTGAGGGAGGAATCGTTGAACGTCCCTTTAAAACCTTAAATTTAGAATTTTTCTCAACTCTCCCTGGATATACGGGGTCAAATGTTCAGGAACGACCAGAGGAGGCAGAAAAGGAAGCTTGTCTAACCTTACGTCAGTTAGAGCAGAAGTTGGTTAGGTATATCGTGGACAACTATAACCAACGAATAGATGCCAGAATGGGCGACCAAACCCGTTTTCAACGTTGGGAGTCAGGGTTAATAGCGACTCCTGATGTCATCTCAGAACGGGAATTAGATATTTGCTTGATGAAACAAACCCGACGCAAGGTACAGCGAGGGGGATACCTTCAGTTTGAAAATTTGATGTATCGAGGGGAAAATCTGGCGGGTTATGCAGGAGAAAGTGTCATTTTACGCTTTGACCCTAGAGATATCACCACTGTTCTTGTGTATCAGCAAGAAAGCAATCAAGAGGTTTTCTTAACTCGTGCTTATGCAATGGATTTAGAGACAGAACAAATGTCTTTAGATGAAGCCAAAACAAGTAGTAAGCGGGTGCGAGAAGCAGGGAAAACGGTAAGTAATCGCTCTATTTTGTCTGAAGTTAGAGATCGTCAAATTTTCCCCAAGGCTAAGAAATCCAAAAAAGAACGCTATCAAGAGGAACAGCCAGTAATTACATCAAAATCTTTAGAAACACCTGAATGGGAATCGGAAGAGACAGATTTATCCCTCTCGTCTTCAGAAACTCCACAGGTTGAAGTATTTGACTATGAAACGTTACAAGAGGATTATGGGTTTTAA
- a CDS encoding SAM-dependent methyltransferase, which translates to MTTTLNLATVPGHQVLATAGKKILRPGGKAATEQLLTWANFQPGETLLELAASFGESAIEIAKRYKVRVVGIEKNPDSVAKARENIKAAGLSNQITIIEGDIFHLDKMTDKFDYVLAEAILTMQSDVGKAKILSGVKNCLKPGGKFLSHEMLVRDNAEQVRKSLSESIRVNANPLTVSDWSNLCRDAGLAIQQQQTGNMGLLNLNQMINDEGLLRTVKIIWNVLTKPNLRRRVLQMRRSFQQQGKNLGYIVFISQ; encoded by the coding sequence ATGACAACTACACTTAATTTGGCTACTGTCCCCGGTCATCAAGTCTTAGCAACAGCAGGAAAAAAAATATTACGGCCTGGAGGAAAAGCCGCAACCGAACAATTATTGACTTGGGCTAATTTTCAACCAGGAGAAACCCTATTAGAGTTAGCAGCAAGCTTTGGGGAAAGTGCCATAGAAATCGCTAAAAGATATAAAGTTCGGGTCGTAGGAATCGAGAAAAATCCAGATAGCGTGGCTAAAGCGAGAGAAAATATTAAAGCTGCTGGATTATCAAACCAAATAACCATTATTGAAGGAGACATCTTTCACTTAGATAAAATGACAGACAAGTTTGATTATGTCTTAGCTGAAGCTATCCTGACGATGCAGTCGGATGTCGGAAAAGCTAAAATATTATCAGGGGTTAAAAACTGTCTCAAACCCGGGGGAAAGTTTCTTTCCCATGAAATGCTTGTCCGCGACAATGCCGAACAAGTGCGTAAAAGCTTATCTGAATCAATTCGAGTCAATGCTAATCCTTTAACGGTTTCGGATTGGTCAAACCTTTGTCGGGATGCAGGTTTAGCCATACAGCAACAGCAAACTGGAAACATGGGGTTACTGAATCTCAATCAAATGATTAACGATGAAGGTTTATTGAGAACCGTCAAAATTATCTGGAATGTTTTAACTAAACCCAATCTCCGCCGTAGAGTCCTACAGATGCGTCGTAGCTTTCAACAGCAGGGAAAAAATCTCGGTTATATCGTTTTTATCAGTCAGTAG
- a CDS encoding TniB family NTP-binding protein — MTIQEAQAVAKQLGDIQLTSERLQAEIQRLNRKTVVTLSHVEALHTWLESKRQAKQSCRVVGESRTGKTIACNAYRLRHKPIQTSGKPPIVPVVYIQVTQECGAKDLFGAIIEHLKYQMTKGTVAEIRERTFKVLQRCGVEMLIIDEADRLKPKTFAEVRDIFDKLNIAVVLVGTDRLDAVIKRDEQVYNRFRACHRFGKLAGDEFSQTVDIWERQVLKLPVASNLSSKRMLKILGQATGGYIGLLDMILRESAIRALKKGLQKIDLETLKEVTEEYR, encoded by the coding sequence ATGACGATTCAAGAAGCACAAGCGGTTGCCAAACAGTTAGGAGATATTCAATTAACTTCAGAGAGGTTACAGGCAGAAATTCAGCGATTAAACCGAAAAACGGTGGTTACGCTTTCCCATGTAGAAGCATTGCATACTTGGTTAGAAAGCAAGCGTCAGGCTAAACAATCTTGTCGGGTGGTGGGGGAGTCTCGGACGGGAAAAACCATTGCTTGTAATGCTTATCGTTTGAGACACAAACCGATTCAAACCTCTGGTAAACCTCCCATTGTTCCAGTGGTCTATATTCAAGTTACCCAAGAATGCGGTGCTAAAGACTTATTTGGGGCGATTATTGAGCATTTAAAGTATCAAATGACTAAGGGAACCGTCGCAGAAATTCGTGAACGCACGTTTAAAGTATTGCAACGGTGTGGGGTGGAAATGTTGATTATTGATGAAGCGGATAGGTTGAAACCAAAGACGTTTGCCGAGGTGAGGGATATTTTCGATAAGTTAAATATTGCGGTGGTTTTAGTGGGAACTGACCGTTTAGATGCGGTAATTAAACGAGATGAGCAGGTTTATAACCGTTTTCGGGCTTGTCATCGCTTTGGTAAGTTAGCAGGAGATGAGTTTAGTCAAACGGTGGATATTTGGGAACGTCAGGTGTTGAAGTTGCCTGTAGCGTCTAATTTAAGTAGTAAACGGATGTTAAAGATTCTCGGACAAGCAACGGGGGGTTATATTGGCTTATTAGATATGATTCTACGGGAATCTGCTATTAGAGCGTTAAAAAAGGGGTTACAGAAGATTGATTTAGAAACTTTGAAGGAAGTGACAGAGGAGTATCGATAA
- a CDS encoding ABC transporter ATP-binding protein: MENSIILQVNQLVKQFANHQIPAVDEVSFQLTQGDILGLLGPSGCGKTTLLRMIAGFEQPSVGTIELGGNIIASTSQLLPPEQRNTGMVFQDYALFPHLNIADNIAFGLNKKKFSKKEIKNRIGEVLTLVGLEGLEKRYPHQLSGGQQQRVALARALAPQPALILLDEPLSNLDVQVRIRLRHEIRHILKATGITAIFVTHDQEEALAICDKIGVMSSGKIEQLGTPEAIYTRPASRFVAEFVTQANFIPAKRQGTLWTTEIGQWELPSAHATVPEGELMVRQEDIMLKPDDTAKVVISDRQFLGREYRYCLRTPSGGQIHARTTLQTQLPIGTKVHLAIASQSAQVFPVASSRG, translated from the coding sequence ATGGAAAACTCTATTATTCTCCAGGTTAATCAACTGGTTAAACAATTTGCTAATCATCAGATTCCGGCAGTCGATGAAGTTAGCTTTCAATTAACCCAAGGAGATATTTTAGGGTTATTAGGCCCTTCTGGTTGTGGTAAAACCACCCTATTACGCATGATTGCAGGGTTTGAGCAACCGTCTGTGGGAACCATAGAACTCGGAGGCAATATCATTGCTAGTACTTCTCAGTTACTTCCCCCAGAACAACGCAATACAGGGATGGTGTTTCAAGATTATGCTTTGTTTCCCCATCTAAACATCGCTGATAATATTGCTTTTGGCTTAAATAAGAAAAAATTCAGCAAAAAAGAGATAAAAAACCGTATTGGCGAAGTATTAACTCTAGTGGGACTAGAAGGCTTAGAAAAACGCTATCCTCATCAACTCTCAGGGGGACAACAACAACGGGTAGCCTTAGCGAGAGCCTTAGCCCCTCAACCCGCCTTAATTTTACTCGATGAACCCCTCAGTAACCTTGATGTACAGGTTCGTATCCGACTGCGCCATGAAATTCGTCATATTCTCAAAGCCACAGGGATAACCGCTATTTTTGTCACCCACGACCAAGAAGAAGCCTTAGCTATTTGCGATAAAATCGGGGTCATGTCCTCTGGGAAAATTGAACAACTGGGAACACCAGAAGCTATCTATACTCGTCCTGCGTCCCGTTTTGTGGCTGAATTTGTCACCCAGGCGAACTTTATCCCTGCTAAGCGACAAGGGACACTCTGGACCACAGAAATAGGACAATGGGAACTCCCTTCTGCTCATGCAACTGTCCCCGAAGGAGAATTAATGGTCAGACAAGAAGATATTATGTTAAAACCCGATGATACCGCTAAAGTTGTGATCAGCGATCGCCAATTTTTAGGGAGAGAATACCGTTACTGTTTACGAACCCCTTCCGGTGGTCAAATTCACGCAAGAACAACGTTACAGACTCAGTTACCCATTGGTACAAAAGTTCACCTAGCGATCGCTTCTCAGTCAGCCCAAGTGTTTCCGGTGGCTTCTTCTAGAGGTTAA
- a CDS encoding IS630 family transposase (programmed frameshift): MRPYSIDLRNKIIEIWKKEKISIRKLAQHFGVSKSFIQKLIKKYKETGDIRPLPQGGRPPCKLNSEQLIILIELMEKNNDATFEELSELLEKATGVKVGKSTIGRISQKLNYSLYKKTLYAPEKENVKVLKKRVEYWKVIRGIRVENLVFIDESGVNLAMLRLYARSLKGTRARGEKPQKRGHNISIIGALSLEKILAFANIYGSVNGVTFEAFIVTELVPKLWTGACVVMDNAKIHLGEIVREAIEEAGASLMYLPPYSPEFSPIENFWSKVKAILRKIKARNYKDLIDSLTFAMLQVTQKDIRNWFAHCCYCTS, encoded by the exons ATGAGACCTTACTCAATAGACCTAAGAAATAAGATTATAGAAATTTGGAAAAAAGAGAAAATTTCTATAAGAAAACTAGCTCAACACTTTGGAGTATCGAAAAGTTTTATTCAAAAATTAATTAAAAAATATAAAGAAACTGGAGATATTAGACCTCTACCCCAAGGAGGAAGACCTCCCTGTAAACTAAATAGCGAACAATTAATAATCTTAATTGAGCTAATGGAAAAGAATAATGATGCCACTTTTGAAGAATTATCAGAGTTGCTTGAAAAAGCAACAGGAGTAAAAGTTGGAAAAAGTACCATAGGGAGAATAAGTCAAAAACTGAATTATTCTCTTTA TAAAAAAACCTTATATGCTCCTGAAAAAGAAAATGTTAAAGTGCTAAAGAAAAGAGTAGAGTATTGGAAAGTTATCAGAGGAATAAGAGTAGAAAACTTAGTCTTTATAGACGAATCAGGAGTCAATCTAGCAATGCTTAGGTTATATGCTAGGTCATTAAAAGGAACAAGAGCTAGGGGGGAAAAGCCACAAAAGCGAGGGCATAATATCTCGATAATAGGAGCATTATCTTTAGAAAAAATATTAGCTTTTGCTAATATTTATGGTTCAGTAAATGGAGTGACTTTTGAAGCTTTTATTGTTACAGAATTAGTGCCTAAATTATGGACAGGTGCTTGTGTTGTTATGGATAATGCTAAAATTCATTTAGGAGAAATAGTCAGAGAGGCTATTGAAGAAGCTGGAGCTAGTTTAATGTATTTACCCCCTTATTCTCCTGAGTTTTCTCCCATTGAAAACTTTTGGTCAAAGGTCAAAGCTATTTTAAGAAAAATTAAAGCAAGAAACTATAAAGATTTAATAGATTCTCTTACTTTTGCCATGTTACAAGTAACTCAAAAAGATATTCGTAACTGGTTTGCTCATTGCTGTTACTGTACTTCATAA
- a CDS encoding AraC family transcriptional regulator: protein MPPEYPFPTNLEEENIRRFHLLSSETAGWHNLGLVYELESAGEIPEGVSRDHSIVICLGDCQASFNLDGKQHQEQYSVGDIVIFPAGELLPKIRIDRQVPLLELLLPHDTLVNAICETIPFQITLRSHFKLRDPLIQQMGLALKAELETGNSDSKPYADSMATALAVHLMRYYGSRNPNIKEYRAGLPAHKLSQTLEYIDSHLDGDLTLTKLANVVQISPHYFSSLFKQSIGLTPHQYVTKCRLEQAKRLLKRSSLSITDSAFNFGGNFPLTTQLASRIIGSNRSLKPSLLEKIATRDKETTRKAINKILAWDFQRVIMAHGNIVEENAKEKLTVGYQWLVS from the coding sequence GTGCCACCAGAGTATCCCTTCCCAACTAATTTAGAAGAAGAAAACATTAGACGCTTTCATCTCCTATCTAGCGAAACAGCAGGATGGCATAATTTAGGATTAGTATACGAACTAGAATCGGCAGGAGAAATACCGGAAGGAGTATCTCGTGATCATTCCATCGTTATTTGCTTGGGTGATTGTCAGGCAAGTTTTAACCTTGATGGTAAACAACATCAAGAACAATATAGTGTAGGAGATATTGTAATTTTTCCTGCGGGGGAACTGTTGCCCAAAATTAGGATAGATCGTCAAGTACCACTACTAGAATTATTGTTACCTCACGATACTTTAGTTAACGCAATTTGCGAAACGATACCATTCCAAATAACCTTGCGATCGCATTTTAAACTCCGTGATCCTCTGATTCAACAGATGGGATTAGCATTAAAAGCCGAATTGGAAACAGGAAATTCTGATAGCAAACCCTATGCAGATTCGATGGCAACAGCACTTGCTGTACATTTAATGCGTTACTATGGTTCTCGTAACCCCAACATTAAAGAATATAGGGCAGGATTGCCAGCCCACAAATTAAGTCAAACTTTAGAATATATAGATAGTCATTTAGATGGGGATTTGACATTAACCAAACTAGCTAATGTGGTGCAAATTAGCCCTCATTATTTCTCTAGTTTGTTCAAACAATCCATAGGTTTAACACCCCATCAATACGTCACGAAATGTCGTCTAGAACAAGCCAAAAGACTGTTAAAGCGATCGTCATTATCAATTACTGATAGTGCTTTTAACTTCGGTGGTAACTTTCCTTTGACAACACAATTAGCCAGTAGAATCATTGGTAGCAATCGATCGCTTAAACCTTCGTTGTTAGAAAAAATTGCTACACGAGATAAAGAAACAACTCGTAAAGCTATAAATAAAATACTAGCTTGGGATTTTCAACGAGTTATTATGGCTCATGGAAATATTGTCGAAGAAAACGCTAAAGAAAAATTAACAGTAGGTTATCAATGGTTAGTTAGTTAA
- a CDS encoding TniQ family protein gives MESREIQPWWFLVQPLAGESISHFLGRFRRENELTVTMMGKITGLGGAIARWEKFRFIPAPTEEELTALSDVVRVEVERLWSMFPPKGVGMKHQPIRLCGACYEEEACHKIEWQLKTTQFCSEHGLTLLSECPNCGARFQFPALWVEGWCHRCFLSFGEMMEKQQIIKY, from the coding sequence ATGGAAAGTCGAGAGATTCAACCTTGGTGGTTTTTGGTGCAACCGTTAGCAGGGGAAAGTATCAGTCATTTTTTAGGACGGTTTCGGCGAGAAAATGAGTTAACAGTGACGATGATGGGTAAAATAACGGGGTTAGGGGGTGCGATCGCCAGATGGGAGAAGTTTCGTTTTATTCCTGCACCCACTGAGGAGGAGTTAACGGCTTTATCTGATGTGGTACGGGTAGAAGTGGAAAGGTTATGGAGTATGTTTCCGCCAAAAGGTGTGGGAATGAAGCATCAACCGATTCGCTTATGTGGGGCTTGTTATGAGGAAGAAGCTTGTCATAAGATTGAATGGCAGTTGAAGACGACTCAGTTTTGTTCAGAGCATGGGTTAACGTTGTTGTCGGAATGCCCTAATTGTGGGGCAAGGTTTCAGTTTCCTGCACTTTGGGTTGAGGGTTGGTGTCATCGGTGTTTTTTATCGTTTGGGGAGATGATGGAAAAGCAACAAATAATTAAATATTAA
- a CDS encoding purine or other phosphorylase family 1 → MLSRSHSHYNPNPQNPAFDTVLVPQGMEYKTVRQGMGKNKSKVNIIPIPVGIKPLTNFLEQWQQCPDFLNKLPQGLILMGLGGSLSKKYSVGDVILYKKCGLMDDSQESKGQCNHFLTERLFQLLGNSTFMGTGITSDHVICSAQEKLLLGKKYQADVVDMEGYALWNWSQKLGIPVAMIRVISDNCEQDLPNLTKAFREDGSLQPLILARQMLKNPSNSIHLIRSSLTSLRVLKEVANKISQYE, encoded by the coding sequence ATGTTATCTAGATCACACTCCCATTATAACCCTAATCCTCAAAACCCTGCTTTTGATACTGTTTTAGTGCCTCAAGGGATGGAATATAAGACAGTTCGCCAAGGAATGGGTAAAAATAAATCAAAAGTAAACATTATCCCTATTCCTGTGGGAATTAAACCCTTGACTAATTTCTTAGAACAATGGCAGCAATGTCCAGACTTTCTTAATAAGCTACCGCAGGGATTGATACTGATGGGGTTGGGGGGAAGTTTATCTAAAAAGTATTCTGTGGGGGATGTGATTTTGTACAAAAAGTGTGGTTTAATGGATGATAGTCAGGAAAGTAAGGGACAGTGTAACCATTTTTTGACAGAGAGGCTATTTCAACTGTTAGGGAATAGCACATTTATGGGGACAGGAATAACCAGCGATCATGTTATTTGTTCTGCTCAAGAAAAGCTTTTATTAGGGAAAAAATATCAAGCTGATGTTGTGGATATGGAAGGCTATGCACTCTGGAATTGGAGTCAGAAATTAGGCATTCCTGTGGCTATGATTCGGGTCATTAGTGATAATTGTGAGCAAGATTTACCGAACTTGACGAAAGCATTTAGAGAAGATGGAAGCTTACAGCCTTTAATATTAGCTCGTCAAATGTTAAAAAATCCGTCAAATTCAATACATTTAATTCGTAGTTCTTTAACAAGCTTACGAGTATTAAAGGAAGTTGCTAATAAGATTAGTCAATATGAATAA